A single genomic interval of Streptomyces graminofaciens harbors:
- a CDS encoding SDR family oxidoreductase — MSRVFFITGAGRGLGTEIARQALAAGHRVVATGRRPERVLDALGGEQASLLTLALDIIDPDAATTAAQAAVDRFGRIDVLIYNAANFYAGFFEELSDTQIRAQIETNLFGPMNVTRAVLPVMRAQRSGHVLTLSSLAGAVGVDFCVAYSAAKFGVEGFMESLHHDVAPFNIHTTIVEPGFFRTELLVDASTTYAEGSIDDYAERTAETKKVWASMNGTQSGDPAKLADALLKVADLQAPPQRFVAGDDCLQAVGAKARELLAQVDASRALGSGLAHDDA; from the coding sequence ATGAGCAGGGTCTTCTTCATCACCGGCGCCGGGCGCGGACTCGGCACCGAAATCGCCCGCCAGGCCCTGGCCGCCGGGCACCGGGTCGTGGCCACCGGCCGCCGCCCCGAGCGTGTCCTTGACGCCCTCGGCGGCGAGCAGGCGAGCCTTCTGACCCTCGCCCTGGACATCATCGACCCGGACGCCGCCACCACGGCCGCCCAGGCTGCCGTCGACCGCTTCGGCCGGATCGACGTCCTTATCTACAACGCCGCCAACTTCTACGCCGGGTTCTTCGAGGAGCTCTCCGACACGCAGATCCGCGCCCAGATCGAGACGAACCTGTTCGGCCCGATGAACGTCACCCGCGCCGTGCTGCCCGTCATGCGGGCCCAGCGCTCCGGGCATGTCCTCACCCTCTCCTCCCTCGCCGGGGCGGTCGGCGTCGACTTCTGCGTCGCCTACTCGGCCGCCAAGTTCGGTGTCGAGGGCTTCATGGAATCCCTGCACCACGACGTGGCACCGTTCAACATCCACACCACCATCGTCGAGCCGGGCTTCTTCCGCACCGAACTCCTCGTGGACGCCTCCACCACCTACGCCGAGGGCTCCATCGACGACTACGCCGAGCGCACCGCCGAGACCAAGAAGGTCTGGGCATCCATGAACGGCACACAGAGCGGCGACCCCGCCAAGCTCGCCGACGCCCTGCTCAAGGTCGCCGACCTGCAAGCGCCCCCGCAGCGGTTCGTCGCCGGCGACGACTGCCTGCAGGCCGTCGGGGCCAAGGCCAGGGAACTCCTCGCACAGGTCGACGCCTCCCGCGCACTGGGCTCCGGCCTGGCCCACGACGACGCCTGA
- a CDS encoding carboxymuconolactone decarboxylase family protein, giving the protein MPKQSAPPELAEIAPKLVAVTNNVLFGDVWERPGLSPRDRSLVTVSVLSALYRSEQLGYHLGVALDNGLTVEELSEAITHLAFYAGWPNAMTAITQLKKIAADRNAA; this is encoded by the coding sequence ATGCCAAAGCAATCCGCGCCCCCGGAGCTCGCCGAGATCGCGCCCAAGCTCGTCGCGGTCACCAACAACGTTTTGTTCGGCGACGTCTGGGAGCGTCCCGGTCTCTCTCCGCGTGACCGCAGCCTGGTCACGGTGAGCGTACTGTCCGCCCTCTACCGCAGCGAGCAGCTCGGCTACCACCTCGGTGTGGCCCTGGACAACGGGCTCACGGTGGAGGAGCTGTCCGAGGCGATCACCCACCTGGCGTTCTACGCGGGCTGGCCCAACGCCATGACCGCGATCACCCAGCTCAAGAAGATCGCCGCCGACCGCAACGCTGCCTGA
- a CDS encoding helix-turn-helix transcriptional regulator, whose translation MSTESDIREFLASRRAKITPQRAGLPAYGSNRRVKGLRREEVAMLAGVSVDYYVRLERGHIAGASEEVLDAVAHALQLDEAERAHLYDLARSAAKRPVRRKRARGPLPDSVLRVLHSMTDSPAFIRNGRLDILATNPLGRALYSPLFPDLATGQVNIARFQFLDPAGRDFFPDWEQSLNTTVSLLRTEAGRAPHDSELTQLIGELVTRSEEFRTAWAKHNVRLHHTGRKLFRHPAVGVITLDFDAMELPAQPGLTLTAYSAVPGTPDYEALQLLAAWAATENASPTSSSAPTDQQKR comes from the coding sequence ATGAGCACCGAGAGCGACATCCGCGAGTTCCTGGCCTCCCGTCGGGCCAAGATCACCCCTCAGCGGGCCGGGCTGCCCGCCTACGGCAGCAACCGCCGAGTGAAGGGCCTGCGCCGCGAGGAAGTCGCCATGCTCGCCGGCGTCAGCGTCGACTACTACGTCCGTCTGGAGCGCGGTCACATCGCCGGCGCATCGGAAGAAGTCCTCGACGCCGTCGCGCACGCCCTCCAGCTTGACGAGGCCGAACGCGCCCACCTCTACGATCTGGCCCGATCCGCCGCCAAACGCCCCGTCCGCCGCAAGCGCGCCCGCGGCCCGCTCCCCGACAGCGTTTTGCGCGTGCTGCACTCCATGACCGACTCCCCGGCCTTCATCCGCAACGGCCGCCTCGACATCCTCGCCACCAACCCCCTCGGCCGCGCCCTGTACTCACCCCTGTTCCCCGACCTGGCCACCGGACAGGTGAACATCGCCCGCTTCCAGTTCCTCGACCCGGCCGGCCGCGACTTCTTCCCCGACTGGGAGCAGTCTCTGAACACCACCGTGTCCCTGCTGCGCACCGAGGCCGGGCGAGCCCCGCACGACAGCGAGCTGACCCAGCTGATCGGCGAGCTCGTCACCCGCAGCGAGGAGTTCCGCACCGCCTGGGCCAAGCACAACGTGCGCCTGCACCACACCGGACGCAAGCTCTTCCGCCACCCCGCCGTCGGCGTGATCACCCTCGATTTCGACGCCATGGAACTGCCCGCCCAGCCCGGTCTCACGCTCACCGCCTACAGCGCCGTTCCTGGCACCCCCGACTACGAAGCCCTGCAACTTCTTGCTGCTTGGGCTGCCACCGAGAACGCCTCCCCTACCAGCAGCTCCGCTCCCACCGACCAGCAGAAGCGGTGA
- a CDS encoding MerR family transcriptional regulator, translating into MRIGEVAEQAGVSVRALRYYEEQGLLGSTRTSGGQRQYPDGAVERVRMIQQLYAAGLSSKLVREVLPRCMNEGPVTYGFVESIIAERARIDRQINDLTEVRARLDEIIAVATDPNHPHHCHPVRAGLPDTA; encoded by the coding sequence ATGCGGATCGGAGAGGTGGCCGAACAGGCGGGGGTGAGCGTTCGGGCGCTGCGCTACTACGAAGAGCAGGGTCTGCTCGGCTCCACGCGTACCAGCGGCGGGCAGCGGCAGTACCCGGACGGCGCGGTCGAGCGGGTCAGGATGATCCAGCAGCTGTACGCCGCCGGTCTGTCGAGCAAGCTCGTTCGCGAGGTCCTGCCGCGGTGTATGAACGAGGGCCCCGTGACCTACGGGTTCGTCGAGAGCATCATCGCTGAACGGGCCCGCATCGACCGCCAGATCAACGACCTGACGGAAGTGCGTGCCCGCCTCGACGAGATCATCGCGGTGGCGACGGACCCCAACCACCCCCACCACTGCCACCCCGTACGTGCAGGTCTCCCCGATACCGCCTGA
- a CDS encoding NADP-dependent oxidoreductase, translating into MRAVVYRSLGSPDVVEVADVDKPVPGLSEIRIKVQAATLNPTDAAAWSGGYFPAPPEGAAYGLGWEVAGVVDAVGPGIHWTPGQAVIAFSHGVPLGLNRGQAEYIVVPSQAVAAAPAGVDPAHAATIPLNGLTAAQSVELLGIQAGQTVLITGAEGAVGGYAVQLAKRRGAVVIANDLSPDGEFATQVAGADVYLPASQPLVEAVRKVRPEGVDAVLDTAMLGQAVIGAVADGGRFVTTRIDALPQTERDIRVLLTQVGPDGAMLSTLSDLAAAGDLALRVAETYPLQDASKAYAHMTRGGFQGRVVLTME; encoded by the coding sequence ATGCGCGCAGTCGTTTACCGTTCGCTCGGCAGTCCGGACGTCGTCGAGGTCGCCGATGTCGACAAGCCTGTCCCGGGCCTGAGTGAGATTCGCATCAAGGTCCAGGCGGCCACGCTCAACCCGACTGATGCGGCGGCCTGGAGCGGGGGCTACTTCCCGGCTCCGCCGGAGGGGGCCGCCTATGGCCTCGGCTGGGAGGTCGCCGGTGTTGTCGACGCCGTCGGCCCGGGTATCCACTGGACGCCCGGACAGGCGGTCATCGCGTTCAGCCACGGCGTGCCCCTGGGATTGAACCGGGGGCAGGCCGAGTACATCGTGGTTCCTTCCCAGGCTGTCGCCGCGGCGCCCGCGGGTGTCGACCCGGCCCACGCCGCCACCATCCCCCTCAACGGCCTGACCGCGGCCCAGTCCGTCGAACTGCTCGGTATCCAGGCGGGACAGACCGTGCTCATCACCGGTGCGGAGGGGGCCGTCGGCGGCTACGCGGTGCAGCTGGCCAAGCGCCGGGGAGCTGTGGTCATTGCGAATGACCTCTCGCCCGACGGCGAATTCGCGACCCAGGTAGCGGGGGCCGACGTGTATCTGCCGGCGTCGCAACCGCTGGTCGAGGCCGTCCGCAAGGTGCGCCCAGAAGGGGTCGACGCCGTTCTGGACACGGCCATGCTGGGGCAGGCCGTCATCGGGGCGGTGGCGGACGGCGGCAGGTTCGTGACCACACGGATTGACGCCCTGCCTCAGACCGAGCGGGACATCCGGGTTCTGCTGACGCAAGTCGGCCCGGACGGAGCGATGCTTTCGACACTTTCCGATCTGGCCGCGGCCGGAGACCTGGCGCTGCGCGTGGCCGAGACCTATCCGCTGCAGGACGCCTCAAAGGCCTACGCGCACATGACCAGGGGCGGGTTCCAGGGACGTGTCGTCCTCACCATGGAGTGA
- a CDS encoding glycoside hydrolase family 1 protein, with protein MNSPHGDGRIVFPGDFVFGTATSAFQIEGAWDEDGKGPSIWDTFGHTPGKVHLDIPGDVAVDHYHRFREDVALMRDLGVDSYRLSLSWSRLLPEGTGAVNRAGIDFYHRLLDEQDAAGISPNVTLYHWDLPQALEDRGGWGNRDVAKWFRDYAALAFEEFGERVPHWVTLNEPIAIWVGYGMGMFAPGRRSPWRKPTDCGRQIGTVDPPDLHLTLASGFSVVGVDAPQITADIASLDQRSPAPAASRCG; from the coding sequence ATGAACAGCCCACATGGCGACGGCCGGATCGTGTTCCCCGGGGACTTCGTGTTCGGCACGGCCACCAGCGCGTTCCAGATCGAGGGAGCCTGGGACGAGGACGGGAAAGGCCCGTCGATCTGGGACACCTTCGGGCACACCCCGGGCAAGGTGCACCTGGACATCCCCGGCGACGTCGCCGTCGACCACTACCACCGGTTCCGCGAGGACGTCGCCCTGATGCGCGACCTCGGAGTCGATTCCTACCGTCTCTCGCTGAGCTGGTCCCGGCTGCTCCCCGAGGGAACCGGTGCCGTGAACCGCGCCGGCATCGACTTCTACCACCGCCTCCTCGACGAACAGGACGCGGCCGGGATCTCCCCCAACGTCACGCTCTACCACTGGGACCTGCCCCAGGCACTCGAGGACCGCGGCGGCTGGGGCAACCGCGACGTGGCGAAATGGTTCCGTGACTACGCCGCCTTGGCGTTCGAGGAGTTCGGCGAGCGGGTGCCCCACTGGGTAACTCTCAACGAGCCCATCGCCATCTGGGTCGGCTACGGCATGGGCATGTTCGCGCCCGGCCGCCGGTCGCCATGGCGCAAGCCCACTGACTGCGGCCGGCAGATCGGGACGGTAGACCCACCCGACTTGCATCTGACGTTAGCGTCAGGTTTTAGCGTGGTGGGTGTTGATGCTCCGCAGATCACCGCGGACATCGCTTCCCTGGATCAAAGATCTCCTGCGCCTGCCGCGAGCAGGTGCGGCTAA
- a CDS encoding alpha-L-rhamnosidase N-terminal domain-containing protein — MPSSGSRASTARRAGLRTLAASGPGGSGRAATRTSRSSRARTTPGEWSHTAPRCTDLRCDSSGGTCRDEPAGPVHTDLGWTEWSEPARVEASLLDDAHRTARPVHLPNDRGRTSPGPVPLLRREFNLPAEPASARLYVTSLGVHRTTINGRPVSDQLLNQAGPATPTGCNCPHTHLT; from the coding sequence ATGCCATCATCGGGGAGCCGAGCATCCACTGCACGGAGGGCGGGACTTCGCACCCTTGCGGCGAGCGGGCCGGGGGGCTCGGGCCGGGCGGCAACGCGCACGTCGAGATCGTCGAGGGCACGGACCACTCCTGGGGAGTGGTCGCACACCGCACCGCGCTGCACCGATCTACGCTGCGACTCCTCCGGAGGCACCTGCCGCGATGAACCGGCGGGTCCGGTCCACACCGACCTCGGCTGGACGGAGTGGAGTGAACCCGCCCGAGTGGAAGCCTCCCTGCTCGACGACGCGCATCGGACGGCTCGCCCCGTCCACCTGCCCAATGACCGGGGCCGAACCTCCCCCGGCCCCGTGCCGCTGCTCCGCCGGGAGTTCAACCTCCCGGCGGAGCCTGCATCCGCGCGCCTGTACGTCACCTCACTCGGCGTCCACCGCACCACGATCAACGGCCGGCCCGTCTCCGACCAACTGCTGAACCAGGCTGGACCAGCTACCCCAACCGGCTGCAACTGCCCTCATACGCACTTGACTTGA